The following proteins are encoded in a genomic region of Sphingobium amiense:
- the arsC gene encoding arsenate reductase (glutaredoxin) (This arsenate reductase requires both glutathione and glutaredoxin to convert arsenate to arsenite, after which the efflux transporter formed by ArsA and ArsB can extrude the arsenite from the cell, providing resistance.), which produces MTVDIIIYHNPECGTLRNTLAMIQNAGIEPHVIEYLKTPPNRSRLVSLIGRMGITPRALLREKGTPYAELGLGDPALSDDQLIDAMIEHPILINRPIVVSPLGVKLCRPSEEVLDLLPSRQRGAFTKEDGEKVIDDAGNRIGA; this is translated from the coding sequence ATGACCGTCGATATCATCATCTATCACAACCCCGAGTGCGGGACGTTGCGCAACACGCTGGCGATGATCCAGAACGCCGGCATCGAGCCGCACGTCATCGAGTATCTGAAGACCCCGCCCAACCGCTCGCGTCTCGTTTCGCTGATCGGTCGCATGGGGATCACGCCCCGCGCGCTGCTGCGCGAGAAGGGCACGCCCTATGCCGAACTTGGCTTGGGCGATCCGGCGCTGAGCGATGACCAGCTCATCGACGCGATGATCGAGCATCCGATCCTCATCAACCGGCCGATCGTCGTCTCGCCACTCGGCGTGAAGCTGTGCCGTCCGTCGGAAGAGGTGCTGGACCTGCTACCTTCCCGGCAGCGCGGCGCCTTCACCAAGGAAGACGGCGAGAAGGTCATCGACGACGCGGGCAACAGGATCGGCGCATGA
- the arsB gene encoding ACR3 family arsenite efflux transporter: MTTAAPAKPAISTFERYLSVWVALCIVVGIALGYALPGLFGAIATAEVARVNLVVAVLIWLMIIPMLLKIDLRALGSVRQHWKGVGVTLFINWAVKPFSMALLGTLFLGWLFRPLLPAGEVSSYIAGLILLAAAPCTAMVFVWSNLCEGEPTYTLSQVALNDVIMVFTFAPLVGLLLGVASITVPWDTLLISVMLYIVVPVIVAQIVRSAVVGSGGQAALDRLLAWLGPVSLLALLTTLVLLFGFQGEAIIAHPLVIALIAVPILIQVYFNAGLAYWLSRRLGVAWCVAAPAALIGASNFFELAVAAAISLFGLNSGAALATVVGVLVEVPVMLSVVSIVKRTRPWYEARATA; encoded by the coding sequence ATGACCACTGCGGCGCCGGCGAAGCCGGCGATCAGCACATTCGAGCGCTATCTCAGCGTCTGGGTAGCGCTGTGCATCGTGGTCGGGATCGCGCTCGGCTACGCGCTGCCGGGCCTGTTCGGCGCGATCGCCACAGCGGAGGTGGCGCGGGTCAACCTCGTGGTGGCGGTGCTCATCTGGCTGATGATCATCCCCATGCTGCTGAAGATCGATCTTCGGGCGCTCGGCTCGGTCCGCCAGCATTGGAAGGGCGTCGGCGTCACGCTGTTCATCAACTGGGCGGTGAAGCCGTTCTCGATGGCGCTGCTCGGCACGCTGTTCCTGGGCTGGCTGTTTCGGCCCTTGCTGCCGGCGGGCGAGGTCAGCTCCTATATTGCCGGTCTGATCCTGCTCGCCGCCGCGCCTTGCACGGCGATGGTGTTCGTCTGGTCCAACCTCTGCGAGGGCGAGCCGACCTACACGTTGAGCCAGGTCGCGCTGAATGACGTGATCATGGTGTTCACCTTCGCGCCGCTGGTCGGCCTGCTGCTCGGCGTCGCGTCGATCACCGTGCCGTGGGACACGCTGCTGATCTCGGTGATGCTCTACATCGTCGTACCGGTCATCGTCGCGCAGATCGTCCGCAGTGCGGTGGTCGGATCAGGCGGACAGGCAGCACTGGACCGGCTGCTGGCCTGGCTCGGGCCGGTCTCGCTGCTGGCGCTGCTGACCACGCTGGTGCTGCTGTTCGGGTTTCAGGGTGAGGCGATCATCGCCCATCCGCTGGTCATCGCGCTGATCGCCGTGCCGATCCTCATCCAGGTCTATTTCAACGCGGGGCTAGCCTACTGGCTGAGCCGCCGGCTCGGTGTGGCATGGTGCGTGGCGGCGCCAGCCGCGCTGATCGGTGCTTCCAACTTCTTCGAGTTGGCGGTCGCCGCCGCGATCAGCCTGTTCGGGCTCAACTCGGGCGCGGCGCTGGCGACCGTCGTCGGCGTGCTGGTCGAGGTGCCGGTGATGCTGTCGGTCGTCTCGATCGTGAAGCGGACGCGGCCCTGGTACGAAGCGAGAGCGACGGCATGA
- a CDS encoding GNAT family N-acetyltransferase, with amino-acid sequence MTQIYFSEARHADDILRLALGAAQLPTDDLGGPDQMFFSLSDDEGLIGFIGLEGNGPDRLLRSLVVLPTRRGKGYGRMLVERLEGVADGAVERLHLLTSGTGEFFRRLGYADADRDAAPAFIAATAQFTSLCGPRATYLVKDLG; translated from the coding sequence ATGACCCAGATCTATTTCTCCGAGGCTCGGCACGCTGATGATATTCTGCGGCTCGCGCTTGGCGCCGCGCAGCTTCCGACCGACGATCTCGGCGGTCCCGACCAGATGTTCTTCAGCCTGTCCGACGACGAGGGTCTGATCGGGTTCATCGGTCTGGAGGGCAACGGTCCCGACCGACTGCTCCGCTCGCTCGTTGTCCTGCCGACCCGTCGCGGCAAAGGATATGGCCGGATGCTGGTCGAGCGCCTTGAAGGCGTTGCCGATGGCGCGGTCGAGCGGCTGCATCTTCTGACCAGCGGCACCGGGGAGTTCTTCCGCAGGCTCGGTTACGCCGATGCCGATCGCGATGCCGCGCCGGCGTTCATCGCCGCGACCGCGCAGTTCACGTCGCTGTGCGGTCCGCGCGCGACCTATCTCGTCAAGGATCTTGGATGA
- the arsH gene encoding arsenical resistance protein ArsH, translating to MTRLREVPDADHLPALDRSIAITRPAAGMGDNQPPPRILLLYGSLRERSFSRLAAEEAARLLILFGADVRIFDPSDLPLPDQVKGDDHPAVHELRQHALWSEGMVWCSPERHGQITGIMKAQIDHLPLEFGGMRPTQGRTLAVMQVSGGSQSFNAVNTLRLLGRWMRMITIPNQSSVAMAFKEFDEAGRMKPSSYYDRIVDVMEEPVRFTILTRPHAGQLVDRYSERKAVQAKRNAATDLAVQAVL from the coding sequence ATGACGCGCCTTCGTGAAGTGCCCGACGCCGACCATCTGCCCGCACTCGATCGTAGCATCGCCATCACTCGGCCCGCCGCCGGCATGGGCGACAATCAGCCGCCGCCGCGCATCCTGCTGTTGTACGGGTCGCTGCGCGAGCGGTCGTTTAGCCGGCTCGCGGCTGAAGAAGCGGCGCGACTGCTTATCCTCTTCGGCGCGGACGTGCGGATATTCGATCCGAGCGACCTGCCGCTCCCAGATCAGGTGAAGGGTGACGATCATCCGGCGGTCCATGAGCTGCGCCAGCACGCGCTCTGGTCCGAAGGCATGGTTTGGTGCAGCCCCGAGCGGCACGGCCAGATCACCGGCATCATGAAGGCGCAGATCGACCATCTGCCGCTGGAGTTCGGCGGCATGCGGCCGACCCAGGGCCGCACCCTCGCGGTCATGCAGGTGTCGGGCGGCTCGCAGTCGTTCAACGCGGTCAACACGCTGCGCCTGCTCGGCCGCTGGATGCGGATGATCACCATCCCTAACCAGTCAAGCGTGGCGATGGCGTTCAAGGAATTCGACGAGGCCGGCCGCATGAAGCCGTCGAGCTATTATGACCGCATCGTCGACGTGATGGAGGAACCCGTCCGGTTCACGATCCTGACCCGCCCGCACGCCGGCCAGCTCGTCGACCGCTATTCCGAACGGAAGGCTGTACAGGCAAAGCGTAACGCTGCCACCGATCTTGCGGTCCAAGCCGTTCTGTAG
- a CDS encoding cytochrome b/b6 domain-containing protein yields MQSSKPGTPVRPLKDSARAKAKWDPVVKVTHWSIVLAVIGNAIFTEEGSGPHVWVGYALATVLALRLLWGFVGPKEARFTAFPPSPRKALAHIREIRAGHNEIHPSHNPLGALMVYAIWGTLSIIIATGIGMAGLPSTKWISEAPSHAVGRGTDDRDSVVLKGSKRKEAGDDAEDEPLKEVHETAVNLLYVLIALHLAGVVFETRRSGKYILTAMLPGRAQ; encoded by the coding sequence ATGCAGAGTTCAAAGCCTGGAACCCCAGTCCGGCCCCTAAAAGACTCAGCCCGAGCAAAGGCGAAATGGGACCCCGTCGTTAAGGTGACCCATTGGTCAATCGTTCTTGCTGTCATCGGGAATGCTATTTTCACCGAAGAGGGTTCGGGGCCACACGTCTGGGTGGGATACGCCCTCGCAACCGTTTTGGCGCTTAGGCTGCTCTGGGGTTTCGTAGGGCCCAAAGAGGCACGGTTCACAGCATTCCCACCGAGCCCGCGTAAAGCGCTTGCCCATATCCGGGAGATTAGAGCCGGACACAATGAAATCCATCCATCGCACAATCCGTTAGGTGCATTGATGGTCTACGCTATTTGGGGAACGCTTAGTATCATCATAGCGACCGGCATTGGCATGGCTGGTCTGCCCTCCACGAAATGGATTAGCGAGGCTCCGTCCCACGCCGTTGGTCGAGGCACAGATGACAGGGACAGCGTCGTACTCAAAGGTTCTAAGCGGAAAGAGGCAGGCGACGACGCAGAGGACGAGCCCTTGAAGGAAGTGCACGAGACAGCGGTGAATTTGCTGTACGTTCTGATTGCCCTCCACCTTGCCGGTGTTGTTTTCGAAACGAGGAGGAGTGGGAAGTATATTCTTACAGCGATGCTTCCCGGCCGAGCACAATAG
- a CDS encoding TolC family protein, with the protein MGRVSERSGIERGVGVVFSIPLGGRYRKFQQDQAEANASAASMDLAQARRMVLAMADTDMANASGRYVAWQRLQGAARSSLDAATRTERGYEGGIIDLSDLLYSRRQAHDADRLAIDARSSATRAIVKLLIDSHTIWQGNEKEP; encoded by the coding sequence ATAGGACGGGTTAGCGAGCGTTCTGGCATTGAACGCGGTGTCGGTGTCGTCTTCTCGATCCCATTGGGAGGACGATACCGGAAATTCCAGCAGGATCAGGCGGAAGCGAATGCCTCCGCTGCCTCTATGGATCTCGCGCAAGCGCGCCGGATGGTGCTGGCGATGGCCGATACTGATATGGCGAACGCCTCTGGCCGCTACGTCGCTTGGCAGCGGCTCCAGGGTGCCGCCAGAAGTTCGCTCGACGCCGCCACACGGACGGAGCGCGGGTACGAAGGGGGCATCATCGACCTGTCCGATCTGCTCTATTCCAGGCGGCAAGCACATGATGCGGACCGGCTGGCCATAGACGCGCGCAGCTCTGCGACACGAGCTATCGTGAAATTACTCATCGATTCTCATACGATATGGCAAGGTAACGAGAAGGAGCCATGA
- a CDS encoding IS1380 family transposase, producing MNDDIASTFRFPAAGRKKVTAAFDGGRLTSDGGVLLLAQAERTMGICQRLAACIADWRDPARVVHRLDDILRARVFAIACGYEDADDLDALRDDPGFRLALGKLPGSGAGLASQPTMSRWENAPTTRELARMMAAMIDIYCASYPAPPAAVTLDIDDTCDVVHGYQQLSFWNGHHGERCFLPIHVYDTATGRPVAMLLRTGKTPSGVEAAGHIRRLVRHIRRNWPETHITIRGDGHYGRPEVMAFCEAASVDYVFGLPTNAALRGDPVIVAVADACAVKRAQRQYPVLRTYAETSYGAKSWNCQRRVVARIEASTMGMDIRYVVTSLAKGSAEHIYDTLYCARGNAENLIKRHKTQLASDRTSCRSANANQMRLILHTAAYWLLWRIQQEIPKATALAAAEFATLRLRLLKVAARVIETATRIRVAFASACPDASVFRAIAISLRPAPT from the coding sequence ATGAATGACGATATCGCAAGCACATTCCGATTCCCAGCGGCCGGGCGCAAGAAAGTCACAGCCGCTTTCGACGGTGGCCGGCTGACATCGGACGGCGGTGTCCTACTCCTGGCGCAGGCCGAGCGCACGATGGGGATTTGCCAGCGGCTTGCGGCTTGCATTGCCGACTGGCGCGATCCTGCGCGGGTGGTTCATCGCCTCGACGATATCCTGCGCGCCCGCGTGTTCGCGATCGCCTGCGGCTACGAGGACGCCGATGACCTCGACGCCCTGCGCGACGATCCGGGCTTCCGGCTGGCGCTGGGCAAGCTGCCGGGATCGGGTGCGGGGCTGGCCAGTCAGCCGACGATGAGCCGGTGGGAGAACGCACCGACTACGCGCGAACTGGCCAGAATGATGGCCGCGATGATCGACATCTACTGCGCCAGCTATCCCGCCCCGCCCGCGGCGGTGACGCTGGATATCGATGATACCTGCGATGTCGTGCACGGTTATCAGCAGTTGTCGTTCTGGAACGGGCATCATGGCGAGCGCTGTTTCCTGCCGATCCATGTCTACGACACCGCCACCGGCCGGCCGGTGGCGATGCTGCTGCGCACCGGCAAGACACCGTCGGGTGTCGAAGCTGCTGGCCACATCCGGCGCCTGGTGCGTCACATCCGCCGAAACTGGCCGGAAACGCACATCACCATCCGCGGCGACGGGCACTATGGCCGGCCCGAGGTCATGGCCTTCTGCGAGGCGGCCAGCGTCGATTACGTCTTCGGCCTGCCGACCAACGCCGCGCTGCGTGGCGATCCGGTCATCGTCGCTGTCGCCGATGCCTGCGCGGTCAAGCGAGCTCAGCGCCAATATCCGGTCCTGCGCACCTATGCTGAGACCAGCTACGGCGCGAAGAGCTGGAACTGCCAGCGCCGCGTCGTCGCCCGGATCGAGGCCAGCACAATGGGCATGGACATCCGCTATGTCGTCACCTCGCTGGCCAAAGGCTCGGCCGAGCACATCTACGACACGCTCTACTGCGCTCGCGGCAACGCCGAGAACCTGATCAAGCGCCACAAAACTCAGCTCGCCAGCGATCGCACCTCGTGCCGCTCTGCAAACGCCAATCAGATGCGCCTCATCCTGCACACCGCCGCCTACTGGCTCCTGTGGCGCATCCAGCAGGAAATCCCAAAAGCCACCGCACTCGCCGCCGCCGAGTTCGCAACGCTGCGCCTGCGGCTGCTCAAGGTCGCTGCCCGCGTCATAGAAACCGCCACTCGCATCCGCGTCGCCTTCGCGTCAGCCTGCCCGGATGCCAGCGTGTTCAGAGCCATCGCCATCAGCCTCAGACCAGCACCCACATAG
- a CDS encoding metal-dependent hydrolase, whose protein sequence is MNAHTELHDKVGSPTSEIVIRNIPFKFNDENFDPIWNKREPEFSQMVNAGSLSLPYLEPFLIRTLREAMDHVDDPALKKDMHAFNAQEAQHFNPAYS, encoded by the coding sequence ATGAACGCTCATACGGAGCTACATGACAAGGTTGGATCGCCGACCAGCGAAATTGTCATCAGGAACATCCCATTCAAGTTCAACGATGAAAACTTCGATCCGATCTGGAACAAGCGGGAGCCGGAATTCAGCCAGATGGTAAATGCTGGTTCGCTGTCTCTACCTTATCTCGAGCCCTTTCTGATCCGAACGCTACGGGAGGCAATGGATCATGTCGATGATCCTGCCCTGAAAAAGGATATGCACGCGTTCAATGCCCAGGAGGCGCAGCACTTCAACCCGGCCTATTCATGA
- a CDS encoding AraC family transcriptional regulator, whose amino-acid sequence MSRGNGTSAEFVRMSGLQNLEKTLQSFGVDLEALSQQLGFEKSDFDRGDMIISVSASVALMEACIDTTGREDFFYHLIKTQGLGALGSMGLLLQTASNIKELLSDLEIFTKSYAPLAQWFIRPHGDLIAIQLVVNASNLTARQQRIVTEFGPCKLFHLLQIMTNGQFKCESISFIHSDATTRQAAEQFFQAPVDFNADMNALWIRPKTLKVPIVFSNKDMHALMREKLSDPSTLELESSLANQIRIIISSLLPSGTPTVEEVARYFHCDKRTLQRHLRREHDLSFQDLLSAVRLEKAQHYLRTANMSMTQIAYLLGYSDPSNFSRAFRALVGCSVREWVAANEPHRRRSSLARRRSVV is encoded by the coding sequence GTGAGCAGGGGCAACGGCACCTCGGCCGAGTTCGTGCGCATGAGCGGTTTGCAAAATCTCGAGAAGACACTCCAGTCGTTCGGCGTCGATCTGGAGGCACTCTCCCAACAGCTTGGATTCGAAAAATCCGATTTCGACCGAGGCGACATGATCATCAGCGTGAGCGCTTCGGTTGCTCTCATGGAAGCGTGCATCGACACCACGGGTCGGGAGGATTTCTTCTATCACCTCATCAAGACCCAAGGCCTGGGGGCTCTCGGGTCGATGGGCCTGCTGTTGCAAACCGCGTCGAATATAAAAGAACTCCTGAGCGATCTCGAGATATTTACAAAATCCTATGCACCTCTGGCACAATGGTTCATTAGACCTCATGGCGATCTGATAGCCATCCAGCTTGTTGTGAACGCATCGAACCTGACAGCCCGCCAACAACGTATCGTGACCGAGTTCGGGCCGTGCAAGCTTTTTCACCTTCTTCAAATCATGACGAACGGTCAGTTCAAGTGCGAGAGCATTTCGTTTATCCATTCCGACGCCACTACGCGACAAGCTGCAGAACAATTCTTCCAGGCACCAGTCGATTTCAATGCCGACATGAACGCGCTGTGGATCAGACCCAAGACACTCAAGGTGCCGATCGTCTTTTCCAACAAGGATATGCACGCGCTGATGCGCGAGAAGCTCAGTGATCCGTCGACGCTCGAGCTGGAAAGCTCGTTAGCGAATCAGATCCGCATCATCATCAGCTCGCTCCTCCCGAGCGGAACTCCAACCGTCGAGGAAGTCGCGCGATATTTCCATTGTGACAAACGCACGCTGCAGCGGCACTTGCGACGCGAGCATGACCTTTCCTTCCAAGACCTGTTGAGTGCCGTCAGACTGGAAAAGGCCCAGCATTATTTGCGCACGGCAAACATGTCGATGACGCAGATCGCTTACTTGCTGGGCTATTCTGACCCCAGCAACTTCAGCCGGGCATTTCGCGCCCTCGTCGGATGCAGCGTACGAGAGTGGGTCGCCGCAAATGAGCCGCATCGACGCCGAAGCTCGCTCGCGCGGCGGAGAAGCGTTGTTTGA
- a CDS encoding helix-turn-helix domain-containing protein, protein MIKRDTISNMPTVERGNMENGASAALVRMSALQNLEVTLQSFGVDLETLAKQLGFEKADFDRGDMMVSVSASVALLEACIEKTGREDFVYCLTRNQGLGALGSMGLLLQTASNVKELLNDLKVFTKSYAPPARWFVQPQDELIAIQFVVNASHLSVRQQRIITEFGPCNLFHTLQIMTDGKFMCESVSFIHSAGDTRQAAEQFFQAPVDFDSDMNAVWIRPAMLQVPIVFSNKDMHALMQEQLNDPTVSAVENSLANQIRIIISSLLPSGTPTVDEVARYFHCDKRTLQRHLRDEHDLSFQDLLSAVRVEKAQHYLRTTNMSATQIAYLVGYSDPSNFSRAFRAQVGSSVREWVATNEPQRRRNSLARRRNVI, encoded by the coding sequence ATGATCAAACGCGACACGATCAGTAATATGCCGACCGTGGAACGGGGGAACATGGAGAATGGGGCCTCGGCCGCACTCGTGCGCATGAGCGCATTGCAGAACCTTGAAGTCACTCTGCAATCGTTCGGCGTCGATCTAGAGACGCTTGCCAAGCAGTTGGGCTTCGAAAAGGCGGATTTCGATCGTGGCGACATGATGGTCAGCGTAAGCGCTTCGGTTGCCCTGCTGGAAGCTTGCATCGAAAAGACGGGTCGTGAAGACTTCGTCTACTGCCTCACCAGAAATCAGGGCCTCGGGGCTCTCGGCTCGATGGGTTTGCTGCTGCAAACGGCATCTAACGTCAAAGAGCTGTTGAACGACTTGAAGGTCTTCACAAAGTCGTACGCACCGCCTGCGCGGTGGTTCGTTCAACCGCAGGACGAACTGATCGCAATTCAGTTCGTGGTGAATGCTTCGCACCTTTCTGTACGTCAACAAAGGATCATAACTGAGTTCGGCCCATGCAACCTCTTCCACACTCTTCAGATCATGACGGATGGAAAGTTCATGTGCGAGAGCGTTTCCTTCATTCACTCGGCCGGTGACACGCGACAAGCAGCGGAACAGTTTTTTCAAGCGCCGGTCGATTTCGATTCTGACATGAATGCAGTCTGGATAAGACCTGCTATGCTCCAGGTGCCGATCGTCTTTTCCAATAAAGACATGCATGCACTCATGCAGGAGCAACTCAATGACCCGACCGTATCTGCTGTCGAAAACTCTCTAGCAAACCAGATTCGCATCATAATCAGCTCGCTCCTCCCCAGTGGCACTCCGACGGTCGATGAAGTCGCCCGGTACTTTCACTGCGATAAGCGCACGCTGCAGCGCCATCTGCGTGACGAACATGACCTCTCATTCCAGGATCTTCTGAGCGCAGTCAGGGTCGAAAAAGCACAACATTATTTGCGCACCACGAATATGTCGGCAACGCAGATCGCCTATCTGGTGGGCTACTCCGATCCGAGCAATTTCAGCCGGGCATTCCGCGCCCAGGTGGGCAGCAGCGTGCGGGAATGGGTCGCTACCAATGAACCGCAACGCCGCCGAAACTCGCTGGCTCGGCGGAGGAATGTCATTTAG
- a CDS encoding limonene-1,2-epoxide hydrolase family protein has protein sequence MATPIETVTAFFSGWTGGPGALQELIAKYFTPETVWETIGSETTYGIDQAIDLCNRLENDAPPFKFVLEWSAIAADGDMVLSERIDHYYNLDGSKRTMIKCMAICQVRDGKIVMWRDYFNHSDWAAVLQAPEVAA, from the coding sequence ATGGCTACGCCTATTGAAACCGTCACCGCCTTCTTCAGCGGCTGGACCGGAGGTCCGGGCGCGCTGCAAGAATTGATCGCCAAATATTTCACCCCGGAAACCGTGTGGGAAACCATCGGATCTGAGACCACCTACGGGATCGATCAAGCGATCGACCTTTGCAACAGGCTGGAAAACGATGCGCCGCCATTCAAATTTGTTCTCGAGTGGAGCGCTATCGCGGCGGACGGAGACATGGTGCTGTCGGAGCGTATCGACCATTATTATAACTTGGACGGTTCGAAGCGGACGATGATCAAGTGCATGGCGATCTGTCAGGTCCGGGACGGAAAGATCGTCATGTGGCGGGATTACTTCAATCACAGCGATTGGGCGGCAGTTCTCCAAGCTCCCGAGGTGGCCGCCTAG
- a CDS encoding cytochrome C oxidase subunit IV family protein: MKNNVFVTSTTAVFGVLVVVTLLSFVQSVDATVADSKKAAAVIIAAAMIKSLAIIEFFLEVRHAHWAARLVACAWTISLGGILMWYLVA; the protein is encoded by the coding sequence ATGAAAAATAATGTGTTTGTTACATCCACTACAGCGGTGTTCGGCGTTCTGGTTGTGGTCACCCTTCTCTCTTTCGTTCAGAGTGTAGATGCTACCGTGGCTGACTCCAAAAAGGCGGCGGCAGTGATCATTGCGGCAGCGATGATCAAATCGCTGGCCATAATTGAATTCTTTCTCGAAGTTCGCCACGCTCACTGGGCGGCAAGGCTTGTCGCCTGCGCTTGGACGATCTCTTTAGGCGGAATTCTGATGTGGTATCTGGTCGCTTGA
- a CDS encoding SDR family oxidoreductase has translation MGELAFMVGAATGIGEATVRQLAAEGVKIALCDVNKAAGEALAQEVGGAYLHCDVRSYDSVVNAVTACVEQFGVPDFAHLNAGLMTVPKDDPFLALEDVTLEQYRNIMSVNVDGVFHGLKALIPLMRPKSGTITVTASVVAFEPVPIDPLYVATKHALVGLVRSVAQANEGSGLRVNAICPGVVDTPLLPPPFRDPSTTMPAEVMAREVVYLLRKGANGEVRVKNSADQHSFVMPMIDIMKGALENSLNRSGFGTPAS, from the coding sequence ATGGGTGAATTGGCTTTCATGGTCGGAGCGGCGACCGGCATCGGCGAAGCGACTGTCCGACAATTGGCCGCTGAAGGGGTCAAGATCGCCCTGTGTGACGTCAACAAGGCAGCCGGCGAAGCACTCGCCCAGGAAGTTGGCGGTGCCTATCTACACTGCGACGTTCGCAGCTACGATTCAGTCGTGAACGCCGTGACCGCTTGCGTCGAACAATTTGGCGTTCCCGATTTCGCGCATCTCAATGCCGGCCTGATGACGGTCCCGAAGGACGATCCATTTCTGGCGCTCGAGGATGTCACGCTCGAGCAATACCGAAACATCATGAGCGTCAACGTGGACGGGGTGTTTCACGGCTTGAAAGCGCTCATTCCGCTCATGCGGCCGAAGTCCGGAACGATCACGGTCACCGCGAGCGTTGTCGCTTTTGAGCCGGTCCCTATCGATCCGCTCTATGTCGCCACAAAACATGCGCTGGTCGGCCTTGTCCGCAGCGTGGCGCAGGCAAACGAGGGATCGGGCTTGCGGGTGAATGCGATTTGCCCCGGCGTCGTCGACACCCCTCTCCTGCCGCCTCCCTTCCGTGATCCCTCAACCACGATGCCCGCTGAGGTGATGGCCCGGGAAGTTGTTTATCTGCTGCGCAAGGGGGCGAATGGTGAGGTCCGCGTAAAGAACTCGGCGGACCAGCACTCCTTCGTCATGCCGATGATCGACATCATGAAGGGCGCTCTGGAGAACTCACTGAACCGGTCAGGGTTTGGCACCCCTGCCTCCTAG